A window from Symbiopectobacterium purcellii encodes these proteins:
- a CDS encoding MFS transporter: MPTSRTSSRTHSTLPLLSLAVGAFGIGTTEFGPMGMLPTIAQGMDVSIPTAGMLISAYAIGVMVGAPVMTLLFARWPRRRALMALMAIFTLGNLASAIAPNYTSLVIARIITSLNHGAFFGIGSIVAASLVPREKQASAVAAMFMGLTIANIGGVPVATWFGQVVGWRESFLGIALLGVAAMLSLGAFLPKGGHGERPNVRAELRVLTQPVVLVILATTVMGAGAMFTLYTYIAPSLESITQVSPGYVTGMLVLIGIGFTLGAKLGGKLADRSVKGSLMVFLSLIAISMVAFPWLATTKAGAAIGLVIWGTAAFAVVPPLQTWVMREAAGAPGLASSVNIGAFNLGNALGAALGSAVLNLGGSYGAVSISGAVLALLALLLVLTQLRRKQPDTARETTAELG; the protein is encoded by the coding sequence ATGCCGACAAGCCGTACCTCTTCACGCACCCATTCTACCCTGCCATTGCTCTCGCTCGCCGTTGGCGCATTTGGTATTGGCACCACCGAATTCGGCCCCATGGGCATGCTCCCGACCATCGCTCAGGGTATGGATGTATCCATCCCGACCGCAGGAATGCTGATTTCTGCTTATGCCATCGGCGTGATGGTCGGTGCGCCGGTGATGACGCTGCTGTTCGCTCGCTGGCCGCGCCGCAGAGCCTTGATGGCGCTGATGGCAATTTTTACCCTGGGCAATCTGGCCTCCGCCATAGCCCCCAATTACACCAGCCTGGTGATTGCACGTATCATCACAAGCTTAAACCACGGGGCATTCTTTGGTATTGGTTCAATTGTGGCGGCAAGCCTCGTGCCTCGAGAGAAACAGGCCAGTGCCGTTGCCGCCATGTTTATGGGGTTAACCATCGCCAATATCGGCGGCGTTCCCGTGGCAACCTGGTTTGGCCAAGTGGTCGGGTGGCGTGAATCTTTTCTGGGTATCGCGTTGTTGGGCGTAGCGGCAATGCTGTCACTGGGTGCCTTCCTGCCCAAAGGCGGCCATGGAGAAAGGCCCAATGTGCGAGCTGAACTGCGCGTGCTCACACAGCCCGTGGTGTTAGTGATCCTGGCGACCACCGTTATGGGGGCTGGGGCCATGTTCACACTCTACACCTACATTGCCCCTTCGCTCGAATCGATTACGCAAGTTTCTCCCGGCTATGTGACTGGCATGTTGGTGTTGATTGGCATTGGCTTCACCCTCGGAGCCAAGTTAGGCGGCAAACTGGCAGACCGTTCAGTCAAAGGCTCGCTGATGGTATTTTTAAGCCTGATCGCCATCAGCATGGTGGCATTCCCCTGGCTGGCAACCACCAAGGCAGGTGCCGCCATCGGCCTGGTCATCTGGGGAACCGCGGCTTTTGCCGTAGTCCCGCCATTGCAAACCTGGGTAATGCGTGAAGCGGCAGGTGCTCCTGGGCTGGCCTCATCGGTTAATATCGGTGCATTTAACCTCGGCAACGCGCTGGGCGCCGCATTAGGCAGTGCCGTGCTGAACCTCGGCGGAAGCTACGGTGCTGTTTCCATTTCCGGTGCCGTGCTGGCATTACTCGCTCTGCTGCTGGTGCTAACGCAGTTGCGACGCAAGCAACCGGATACTGCGCGGGAAACCACGGCAGAACTGGGTTGA